GCAACGAGATGCCCCTCCAACCAGCACGGTAAACATACCACTGGCACAGGTTCATCTGTCGATCCTATCCTGTCCGGACGACGATTCCGCGACTAGTGGTGGCACTATGAGTTTCGTCATCAACATGGGTTACGGCGACCTGGAACAGTTTGCAACACGCAAGGCACGGTTAAGCGCCGGCAGTCCATTGCGTTGGGTGGACCTCCATACGCCGGAAGTCATTCGGTTTGATTGGAATGAAGACGGACGGCGCTGCGGCCAGGCGGACTGTACTCACTGTGACTGGGTGGACCAAAACGATGCCGACCTGACTCGCTTGACAGGAATCTGCTGGCCGTCGCTGTCAGGACATAACCAAAGCATCCGTATCCGAGACGTTTACGATGGCGGCGACAATACAATTCTAATTTCAGAAAATGTGAATGCCGGATCTTCCGGCGTACTTTCTGATCCCGACCCGGCCAACTGTGGCTTTATCTACCCGGTTGAATACACCACCGCGTTGGGACAGAACTTCCCTAACCCACCGAATCCGGCTGGCAGCACCGGCCGACCGAATTCCGAGCGGCATCTCGGTGAAGGAACTCCGACTCCGTCATCTCATCATCCCGGTATTGTTAACGCCTGCATGGCCAGCGGAGCCGCACGTTCAATT
This DNA window, taken from Fuerstiella marisgermanici, encodes the following:
- a CDS encoding DUF1559 domain-containing protein, whose protein sequence is MHCPSCVHRKSDARSGFTLIELLVVISIIATLMSLILPAIQNARSAARRTQCLNRIRQVGLAVLQVTERQNGQFPCAGQFRKIPPASTACPPGTPEEFTLLRYGGAAGINWIVECLPELDRQDIYDRWQRDAPPTSTVNIPLAQVHLSILSCPDDDSATSGGTMSFVINMGYGDLEQFATRKARLSAGSPLRWVDLHTPEVIRFDWNEDGRRCGQADCTHCDWVDQNDADLTRLTGICWPSLSGHNQSIRIRDVYDGGDNTILISENVNAGSSGVLSDPDPANCGFIYPVEYTTALGQNFPNPPNPAGSTGRPNSERHLGEGTPTPSSHHPGIVNACMASGAARSISDSIDATVYAHIITPRGTSLRSIKGVTCGGVVTGHNFRPQSPLSQDF